Within Paenibacillus sabinae T27, the genomic segment GCCCGCGACCCTGAACTAAAGAACATGATTGCCCGGCACTATGCAGTCCACGTTCAGGATTACAACATGAAAGTAGAGTTTGCCAACAGCTCGTATTCTCCAGATACATTGAATGTTCCAAACATGCAGATGAACGCAGGAATGCCTGCGCCTTCCCCCGCCTATACGCCGATGCAGCCTAAAGTGCAGCTTCAACAATTGGACGACCGTTCCATCGCAACTTCCTACCTGCTGACATTGAAACGAGCCGGCCGTGAATACGCCTGGTCTGCTTTCGAATGCTCCACACCGCAGCTTCGCTCCTTCCTGGAGGATGCATTTCGGATGTGCTCGCACCAGGCTTTTGAAGTCTGGGATTATATGGCGCGCAAAGGCCAATACCCTGTCGTCATGGCTTCCAGCCAAGCGGTTAACGCCATGCAGCAAATTTACCAGCCCGTTCCGGAGCATAGTCCGGCGCATCTTTACGGCACAATCTGAGTACACCTTAAACACGGCCTTCCATTTTTATTAAGATGATAACGGAATGTGCCGGATCTATGAGCTGCCCGGGAAAGTCCCGGCGGCTTTTTTTATGTGCAATAACTGCGGTTTTCTATGCTGGGTGAATCGAACCCAATCCTTTACCGTCCTAAGCGATCCAGCTCCCGAATTTTCCGCCGTTTTCCCGAAAAAAATCCTTTGCCCTGCGGGGCTCCGCTGCCTTATCATCGATATCAAAAGCACATTAAACGTAAAGGCACGGGAGACGGCATGAAACTATATCTGGAAATTCCGGAGCTCGACAAGCATTTTCCTTTCCGCAGCTTTGTGACCAAGGGGGACCGGCTGTGCTACCCGCATTGGCATAAGGAAATCGAGATCATTTATGTGGCAAAAGGAAGTGTGGATCTAGGGATCAACGATGTTCCGATCCATCTGAGTCAGGGGGAAATCCAGTTCGTGGACAGCGGGGACGTGCATTATTTTCTGGCATCCCCGGACAGCGAGCGGGTGGTTATCCAGTTTGATTTGGGCTTTTTTCAAGAGGTTCCAGTCATAGACGTGAGGGAGCATTCGCTCCGCGATATCTTCGCTTCCATGGAGCACTCGGGGCGCAA encodes:
- a CDS encoding spore coat protein: MPLGSHEAHELNELLLSCTNSIQCMALFLDQARDPELKNMIARHYAVHVQDYNMKVEFANSSYSPDTLNVPNMQMNAGMPAPSPAYTPMQPKVQLQQLDDRSIATSYLLTLKRAGREYAWSAFECSTPQLRSFLEDAFRMCSHQAFEVWDYMARKGQYPVVMASSQAVNAMQQIYQPVPEHSPAHLYGTI